The Rufibacter sp. DG15C region TGAACGTGATTTTTACCTTGTTCTCGGCGTCAAACAGCGCGGCGCGTGATTTACCAATGTTAAAGATTTGGCCACCGGCTCCGCCACCCGCCATGCGGCGCATCAAGAACCAGAAGCCTACCATTAACAGGATAAAGAACGGCCAGCCCATCAGTATTTCCATCAGGCCTGCGCGCTTCTCCGTCTCCAACGGAATGCGCTGCTCTCTTGGCGTGGCCGCCTGCATTTTGTCAAAATCCTCTTTGAAACTTTCAGCGGAGATGATGTCAAAATGGTAGTGAGGACCGGTTTTGGTAGCAAAGGTGCCGCGGTTCTCTAGTTGGCCTTTGTATTTGTCATTGTTGAGCGCCTCTTCCTTGAGCGTTACCTCAACACTGTTGTTGTTCACTACCGCCACCCGCTTTACGTCTTGGGCCATGAGCATGTCCTCAAAGGCATACTGCTTGATCTCAACGGTAGAGTTTTGGTTGTTGTAATAGGTAAGACCAAAGATAAACAACACCAACGCCGCTAGCACCCACATTTGCATGGTAGGCTTGGGAGGAGTGTTGGGGATTATCTTGCGCCTTTTATTCTTATTCTCTGGTTTTTCAGTCATGGATTGTTTTCGTCAATAAACAAGTAAACTTCAGGCAGAGGGGATATGTTTAGACCACCGCCTTACTGGTGCCTTCTTCAGAGGCTACGTGCGTGATTTCAGCATCACCCCAGAGTTCTTCAAGGGCGTAGAAATCACGTTTTTCTTTCAGGAATACGTGCGCCACAACATCTACGTAGTCCAGTACCACCCACTCACGGTTGGTACGGCCTTCGCTCTGCCAAGGATACTCTTTGGTAAGTTTAAATACTTCGTCTTCAATAGAGGTGGCAATGGCGTCCAATTGCGTATCTGAACTGGCAGAAGCAATAATGAAGTAGTCTGCCACGGCATTCTTAAGGGATTTCAGGTTTAAAACCACTATATCGGCTGCCTTTCTTTCTTGCATTCCTTTTACTACCAGCTCTGCCAATATGTCGGATTTATCCTTAATCGTGTTTTGTTTCATCTGGGAAATATAAATTTGATCTTCAATAATACGAATGTCTTTGCAAAATCTTTCGCTGAATACCCTGTTTGTAGGGCAACTACTGCTGTTTTTGCCTGAATGCGCCTCTACCAATACCGTGGCACAGGAGCTAATTAACAAAAATGGCGCCACAGACGGTTGTGTCATCATTGCGGGCGCCCAAACCGGCGGGCGCGGCCAACGTGGCAATACCTGGGACGTGGAACCTGACAAAAACATCACCTTGTCCTTGGTGCTCAAGCCCACCTTCCTGGAGGCAAACCAACAATTCAGTCTCAATATTGCCGTTTCTTTGGCGGCTTTGGACCTGCTTAAATCCCATCTGCCCGAAGGCGCCAGGATCAAGTGGCCCAATGATCTTTACTACCAAGACTTAAAGGTAGGGGGTATCTTGATAGAAAACGCCATAAGTGGCAGATTCTTGCAACACACCGTCATTGGCATTGGCATAAACATCAACCAAGTCACCTTTCAACATGAGCGCGCCGCTTCGTTTGCTCTGCTGGCCGGCAAGGAATTCTCACTGTCCGGCATGGTCACCAAACTATTAGAGAACCTGGAACGACGGTACCTGGCTTTGCGCGCCGGTGCCCATGACCAACAAAAACAGGAGTACCTACAACAGCTGTACCGTTACCAGGAATGGCATCCTTTTGAAATTGAGGGCCAGCGGGTGATGGGTCAGATAGCCGGGGTAGACGCGGTAGGAAGGCTGGCCGTCATTGTAGAACAGAAATTGCAGTTCTTCCAGTTCCAAGAGATCAAGTACGTTTTCTGAGCCCCGTTTTTGGCCTGATTTCTGGAAAACAGGCCAAAAACAACCACTTGAGCGGCAAGGGGTTAGGTTCAAGTTAAGGAGGTGTTAAATATGTGTTTTTTGCCGTCTTTCATTTGCTTTTAACAATATAGGCGGTATATTTGACCTGTTCAGGAAGGTATCCAAAGAATAGGAAGCATATATGGTATGAAGATTTTTACGCGCGTTCTTTTAGGGTTTTTAGCTTTCTGTCTGGTTTTTGGAAGCCAGGCCGCGGCTATTGGCGTGGTGCCGGTGGGTACCAGATCCACAGAGGCCTCAAAGTCAGATTCAGTGCAGATGGTATGGCGCAGTGGCACCAGCTTGACCGTGATGGATTTTGGTATTTCTACGGCTCTCAACTTGCCATCTTATAACCCGAACGCGAAGAAATATTCTCCCTTCTTGCACGTAACCACTAACAAGAAAAACAAGTCTTTTGCGGTAAAGCCTAGCATACGCAACGCTTCTGCATATAAGTCTGGCGTAGCCCGCACGGTGAGCGCCGCCTTGAAAGAGCACAAGGTGATTCCTTCTTTAAGCGCATATCCTAACCCGTCTACCGGGGTCATCAACTTCTCTTTAAACCCAGTAGGCGATGACAACTACAAAGTGCGCATCTCTAACACCATTGGCAAAGTGATCAGAACCTATGAGGTAGGGCAGTCTGCCTTGCCGCCGGTAGATTTGTCTGAGTTGCCTGCTGGTATTTATTTCTACAGCCTGTTGGTGAATGACAAGATGGTGGAGACCAAGCGCCTGATCTTACAATAGTCCTTTCCAAAAGCACCTATATGAGAAGAGCCAGCAATTGCTGGCTCTTTTTTTTAATAAATGGCCTGGCCGCGCGCTAGGCTTTCAGAAAATTGCTAATTTCGAGGGTTCAATCAATAACACATCATGCTTCAATACAAACGGATTAACAATCTGGTGGGGTGGCTCGTTTTCGCGGTGGCAACCATTACGTACATACTCACGCTGGAGCCCACAGCCAGTTTCTGGGATGCCGGCGAATTCATTGCCTGCTCTTACAAGTTATTGGTTCCCCATCCGCCGGGAGCGCCCTTCTATCTATTACTGGGACGCATCTTCTCCTTGTTTGCCTTTGGTGACGTCACGCAGGTGGCCTGGTGGGTGAACATGCTGTCGGCGCTGTCTAGCTCGTTTACGGTGCTGTTCCTGTTCTGGACTATTACCATTCTGGCGCGCAAATTATTGGTGCAGGACCGTACAGTTGAACCGACTATGGGCCAAACCATTGCCATCATGGGCAGCGCGGCCGTTGGCGCTTTGGCGTTCACGTTCTCAGATTCTTTCTGGTTTTCTGCCGTAGAGGCCGAAGTATATGCCTTATCCGCGTTCTTTACCGCGTTTGTGGTGTGGGCCATGCTCCGCTGGGAGATCAGCGCCGACAAACCAACCGCCGACAAATGGTTGATCTTGATTGCCTACATGGTGGGTCTTTCCATTGGCGTCCATTTGTTGAACTTGGTGGCCTTGCCAGCCTTGGCGTTCATCTTCTTCTTTAGATTAAAGAAATATTCTACCAAAGGCGCCATTCTTACCCTGGTGGTAAGCGCGGTGGTATTAGGGATTATCCTGGTAGGCGTTATCCCGGGCTTGCCGTCTATTGCTGGTAAGTTTGAGGTGATATTTGTGAACAGCCTCGGGTTGCCGTTTGGCAGTGGCGTGATCTTCTTTGTAGCCTTGTTCATTGCCTTGCTGGTTTGGGCTATTAAATACTCCACTAAGAAAGGCAATCGCCTTCTGCACACGGCACTTGTTTGCTTTGTTTACATCCTGATCGGTTATTCCTCTTATTTAATCATTCCTATCCGGTCAGGTTATGACCCGACGATTGATGAGAATGACCCTGAGAACATTGTCAGCTTTGTTTCTTATCTGAAGCGTGAGCAATACGGCGACCGTCCTTTGTTAATTGGACCGCAGTTCAACGCAGAGCCGGTAGACCAGGAAATTGGCGCTGACCAGTACATCAAAGGACCAGAGAACTACATTAAGGTAGACCCTAAAGTAGAGCCGGTGTACAACAGCGCAGACAAGGTGCTCTTGCCACGTCTATACAGCAACGCACCAGGTCACTTGCAGCAATACCAGAAATGGACCGATGTGCAGCAGGGCCAGAAGCCTAGCTTTGGCGCCAACATGGAGTTCTTGTTCAAGTACCAGATGGGGCATATGTTCTGGCGGTACTTCGGGTGGAATTTTGTGGGCCGCGAAGGTGACATTCAAAACTCTGGGGTCTTGTGGCCATGGGAGAGTGACAACGGCCTGCCAGAGCGTATTTCTGAGAGCAAGGCCCGTAATAACTTCTTAATGTTGCCATTGGCTTTGGGTATTCTTGGCCTCATCTTCCAGATTAGACGCAAAGAGCGCGATGCCTTCATCATTGGCTTGCTCTTCATCTTTACCGGTATTGCCATTGTGGTGTACCTCAACCAGCCGCCAATTGAACCACGTGAGCGTGACTATACTTTCTCGGGGGCATTTTATGCCTTTAGCATCTGGATTGGATTGGGCGTGTTGGCCATTGCTGACTTCCTGAGAAAACTAATGAAAGCCGATGTGGCTGCCGGTGCTGTGGCTTCTCTTATTGGCTTAGCCATACCAGGCGTGATGGCCGCCCAAGGTTGGGACGACCATGACCGTTCAGACAGATACCATTCCCTGGACTCGGCTAAAAACCTGTTGAGCTCCGTAGCGCCTAACGCCATCCTGTTCACCAATGGTGACAATGACACGTTCCCGCTGTGGTACGCCCAAGAAGTGGAAGGCTTCAGGACCGATGTGCGTGTGGCTGTATTGAGCTACATGAACACTGACTGGTACCTGGATCAAATGAAACGTCAGGCCTACCAGTCTGAGCCCTTCCCGATGAGCTTAGAAAATGCTAACTACCGTCAAGGCATCAATGACTACCTGCCGTACATGGAGCGTCCAGAAGTAGCCGCTGGTATTGACCTGAAGCAGTACATTGAACTGGTGAAAGCCAACCATGAGGCCCTGCAGATTGGTGATCGCTCGGGCAAGACGTATTTGTCTTTCCCAACCAAGAACTTCTTCTTGAACGTGGACAAGCAAGCCGTGATTGCCAACAACGCCGTTGACAAAGAGCATCAGGATTCTATTGTGAGCCGCATGGCTTGGACCATCAACCAAGGCGGGCTGGAGAAAAAACACCTGGCCATTCTAGACTTGATTGCCAACAACAACTGGAAGCGCCCTGTCTACTTCTCTACCACGGCAGACAACTCAGACTTTGTTGGCTTGGACAACTACCTGCAGCTAGAAGGCTTGGCTTACCGCGTAGTGCCGGTTAAGAGTCCAAACAAAGAGAACATGGGCTAC contains the following coding sequences:
- the rsfS gene encoding ribosome silencing factor; translated protein: MQERKAADIVVLNLKSLKNAVADYFIIASASSDTQLDAIATSIEDEVFKLTKEYPWQSEGRTNREWVVLDYVDVVAHVFLKEKRDFYALEELWGDAEITHVASEEGTSKAVV
- a CDS encoding biotin--[acetyl-CoA-carboxylase] ligase, whose product is MQNLSLNTLFVGQLLLFLPECASTNTVAQELINKNGATDGCVIIAGAQTGGRGQRGNTWDVEPDKNITLSLVLKPTFLEANQQFSLNIAVSLAALDLLKSHLPEGARIKWPNDLYYQDLKVGGILIENAISGRFLQHTVIGIGININQVTFQHERAASFALLAGKEFSLSGMVTKLLENLERRYLALRAGAHDQQKQEYLQQLYRYQEWHPFEIEGQRVMGQIAGVDAVGRLAVIVEQKLQFFQFQEIKYVF
- a CDS encoding T9SS type A sorting domain-containing protein, yielding MKIFTRVLLGFLAFCLVFGSQAAAIGVVPVGTRSTEASKSDSVQMVWRSGTSLTVMDFGISTALNLPSYNPNAKKYSPFLHVTTNKKNKSFAVKPSIRNASAYKSGVARTVSAALKEHKVIPSLSAYPNPSTGVINFSLNPVGDDNYKVRISNTIGKVIRTYEVGQSALPPVDLSELPAGIYFYSLLVNDKMVETKRLILQ
- a CDS encoding protein O-mannosyl-transferase family, whose protein sequence is MLQYKRINNLVGWLVFAVATITYILTLEPTASFWDAGEFIACSYKLLVPHPPGAPFYLLLGRIFSLFAFGDVTQVAWWVNMLSALSSSFTVLFLFWTITILARKLLVQDRTVEPTMGQTIAIMGSAAVGALAFTFSDSFWFSAVEAEVYALSAFFTAFVVWAMLRWEISADKPTADKWLILIAYMVGLSIGVHLLNLVALPALAFIFFFRLKKYSTKGAILTLVVSAVVLGIILVGVIPGLPSIAGKFEVIFVNSLGLPFGSGVIFFVALFIALLVWAIKYSTKKGNRLLHTALVCFVYILIGYSSYLIIPIRSGYDPTIDENDPENIVSFVSYLKREQYGDRPLLIGPQFNAEPVDQEIGADQYIKGPENYIKVDPKVEPVYNSADKVLLPRLYSNAPGHLQQYQKWTDVQQGQKPSFGANMEFLFKYQMGHMFWRYFGWNFVGREGDIQNSGVLWPWESDNGLPERISESKARNNFLMLPLALGILGLIFQIRRKERDAFIIGLLFIFTGIAIVVYLNQPPIEPRERDYTFSGAFYAFSIWIGLGVLAIADFLRKLMKADVAAGAVASLIGLAIPGVMAAQGWDDHDRSDRYHSLDSAKNLLSSVAPNAILFTNGDNDTFPLWYAQEVEGFRTDVRVAVLSYMNTDWYLDQMKRQAYQSEPFPMSLENANYRQGINDYLPYMERPEVAAGIDLKQYIELVKANHEALQIGDRSGKTYLSFPTKNFFLNVDKQAVIANNAVDKEHQDSIVSRMAWTINQGGLEKKHLAILDLIANNNWKRPVYFSTTADNSDFVGLDNYLQLEGLAYRVVPVKSPNKENMGYIAKDIMYDNMMNKFSWRNMDREDIFYDENYLRFPANARDKYYQLAVEYMKDDDMATAKKVLMHSLAQLPDKSIPYDYYMPPYVVPLYQLGEQKKAQEIVDVMYKRADQALAYYFNQEALFDSEIRINLFILQQLMQVCKQIGMNEKAAQVEQTFMRYYSQMGN